A genomic window from Candidatus Andeanibacterium colombiense includes:
- a CDS encoding class I SAM-dependent DNA methyltransferase codes for MASQVGSDLGFEADLFKAADKLRGNIEPSEYKHVALGLIFLKYISEAFEAHRAKLAEEEFADPEDAEEYLAANVFWVPPEARWAHLQANAKRPQINFTDVNTGKERVGDIGNLIDNAMDAIERANPAVLKDVLPKVFAQPQLDKTKLGELIDEFSKVGMHGTSSKSKDLLGRAYEYFISQFAGAEGRRGGEFFTPRSVVQTIVEMLEPHHGRVYDPACGSGGMFVQSERFIENHQGRRSDIAVYGQERNLTTWKLCKMNLAVRGIDADIKWNTDGSFLNDAFPTLKFDYAMANPPFNISDWWQPQLESDVRWKYGQPPAGNANFAWLQHIIHHLAPRGTAGVVLANGSMSSQQSGEGDIRRAMIEGGVVDCMVALPGQLFYSTQIPACLWFLARDKSANGHRDRKGEFLFIDARNLGHMVDRTRREFSESDIATIADTYHRWRAKPEAGLGEYQDIPGFCRSATLEEVRKHGHILTPGRYVEGVALEDDGIPFSEKFENLRSQVFANLAEGRLLDKAIELALGQVSPNE; via the coding sequence ATGGCTAGCCAAGTGGGCAGTGATCTTGGCTTCGAGGCCGATCTCTTCAAGGCAGCGGACAAGCTGCGTGGAAATATCGAGCCATCGGAATACAAGCACGTCGCCCTTGGCCTGATTTTCCTCAAGTATATTTCCGAGGCGTTCGAGGCGCACCGCGCAAAATTGGCAGAAGAAGAATTCGCCGATCCCGAAGATGCCGAAGAATATCTCGCCGCCAATGTGTTCTGGGTGCCACCCGAAGCACGGTGGGCACATTTGCAGGCCAACGCCAAGCGCCCGCAGATCAATTTCACCGATGTGAATACCGGCAAGGAGCGGGTAGGCGACATCGGCAACCTGATCGACAACGCGATGGATGCTATTGAGCGCGCCAACCCTGCTGTGCTCAAGGACGTGTTGCCAAAGGTGTTTGCACAACCGCAACTCGACAAGACCAAGCTCGGTGAATTGATCGACGAATTTTCCAAAGTGGGCATGCATGGCACGTCCAGCAAGTCAAAAGACCTGCTGGGCCGCGCCTATGAATATTTCATCAGCCAGTTTGCCGGGGCCGAAGGGCGGCGCGGAGGCGAGTTCTTCACGCCGCGATCCGTCGTGCAGACCATCGTGGAAATGCTGGAGCCGCATCATGGCCGGGTTTACGATCCTGCCTGCGGCTCCGGCGGCATGTTCGTGCAGTCCGAACGGTTCATAGAGAACCATCAGGGCCGCCGCAGCGACATCGCCGTCTATGGGCAGGAACGGAATCTTACCACATGGAAGCTCTGCAAGATGAACCTCGCGGTGCGCGGCATCGATGCAGACATCAAGTGGAATACAGACGGATCATTCCTCAACGATGCCTTCCCTACGCTCAAGTTCGATTATGCGATGGCCAACCCGCCGTTCAACATTTCGGACTGGTGGCAACCGCAGCTTGAGAGCGACGTTCGCTGGAAATACGGCCAGCCGCCAGCGGGGAACGCCAACTTCGCGTGGTTGCAGCATATCATCCACCACCTGGCCCCGCGCGGCACGGCGGGCGTGGTGCTGGCCAACGGCTCGATGTCATCGCAGCAATCGGGCGAGGGCGACATTCGCAGGGCGATGATTGAGGGCGGCGTGGTGGATTGCATGGTCGCGCTGCCCGGCCAGCTTTTCTATTCCACCCAGATTCCCGCCTGCCTCTGGTTCCTCGCCCGCGACAAGAGCGCGAACGGCCACCGCGACCGCAAGGGCGAGTTCCTGTTCATCGATGCCCGCAACCTTGGGCATATGGTGGACCGTACCCGGCGTGAGTTTTCGGAAAGCGACATCGCGACGATTGCGGATACCTATCACCGCTGGCGGGCCAAGCCGGAAGCCGGGCTTGGCGAGTATCAGGACATCCCCGGTTTTTGCCGATCAGCCACGCTTGAGGAGGTGCGCAAGCACGGCCATATTCTCACACCGGGGCGCTATGTCGAGGGTGTGGCGCTGGAGGACGATGGAATTCCCTTCTCAGAAAAGTTTGAGAACCTGCGATCGCAAGTGTTCGCCAACCTCGCTGAGGGCCGCCTGCTCGACAAAGCCATTGAACTCGCTCTTGGCCAGGTAAGTCCAAATGAGTGA
- a CDS encoding DUF1345 domain-containing protein, protein MPKADLPWPARIKHGRYLLFLIVLLAAGWPCAATLRPAEAIAAAFDIAALVFILSVIPLWRDSSPDEMRMQSERDDGGQVALLLLTVGIVMVMLVAVALLLKDKDALGVFEIALLVGTLLIAWTFSNLVFAFHYTRLYYRSNTGAGRKGDHGGLDVPGTKEPLFADFVNFSFVLGMTCQTADIAITGPRMRRVATVHGFVAFVFNLGILALTVNVVASSV, encoded by the coding sequence ATGCCCAAGGCAGACCTTCCCTGGCCCGCGCGGATCAAGCACGGCCGTTATCTGCTGTTCCTGATCGTGCTGCTCGCCGCCGGCTGGCCCTGCGCGGCCACGCTGCGCCCGGCCGAAGCGATCGCCGCCGCCTTCGATATCGCCGCGCTGGTGTTCATCCTGTCGGTGATCCCCTTATGGCGCGACAGCAGTCCCGACGAAATGCGGATGCAATCCGAACGCGACGACGGCGGGCAGGTCGCGCTGCTGCTGCTCACCGTCGGGATCGTGATGGTGATGCTGGTCGCGGTGGCGCTGCTGCTGAAAGACAAGGACGCGCTCGGCGTGTTCGAAATCGCACTGCTGGTCGGCACGCTGCTGATCGCATGGACGTTTTCGAACCTCGTCTTCGCGTTCCACTATACGCGGCTCTATTATCGCAGCAACACCGGCGCGGGGCGCAAGGGCGACCACGGCGGGCTCGACGTTCCCGGCACCAAGGAGCCGCTGTTCGCCGATTTCGTGAACTTCTCCTTCGTTCTCGGCATGACTTGCCAGACCGCTGACATCGCCATCACCGGCCCGCGCATGCGCCGCGTTGCCACGGTGCACGGCTTTGTCGCCTTCGTCTTCAATCTCGGAATCCTCGCACTGACGGTCAACGTCGTCGCCAGTTCGGTCTGA
- a CDS encoding acyltransferase, translated as MAQKYRSIQVGRAFAALIVVLVHSFDVSRHFGPHGLDFPRSLSPGYAGVDLFFVISGFIICLVTDRPNVKPGPFLWRRAIRILPLYWLFTLLWFWLSGAIGHSTGPRGLMDSLLLAPLPTGPVLVVGWTLEQEFLFYFIVAALLTFRRLAWLPWVMAAISLAAAVWHVALPGVWDYRILCLYHVQFFFGVLLYKYRERIVGLSPALLIGGGALAFLAAGYAADHIYAGVPVATKPEGWSGLFRVTSFGLSSAMLLGGLLALERQAPAWFGSRAARFAVRLGDASYVLYLGHLILFGIVGSLIAAAGIAHGWAIPVHAATILATIGFALAFHHSVEQPFLDWAHRRRARLAPGAAQG; from the coding sequence GTGGCGCAGAAATACCGGTCCATCCAGGTCGGGCGGGCGTTCGCCGCGCTGATCGTGGTGCTGGTCCATTCCTTCGATGTCAGCCGGCATTTCGGGCCGCACGGGCTCGATTTCCCGCGCTCGCTGTCGCCGGGCTATGCCGGGGTCGACCTGTTCTTCGTGATCAGCGGCTTCATCATCTGCCTGGTGACCGACCGCCCCAATGTGAAACCCGGCCCATTCCTGTGGCGGCGGGCGATCCGGATCCTGCCGCTCTACTGGCTGTTCACCCTGCTGTGGTTCTGGCTGTCCGGCGCGATCGGCCATTCCACCGGGCCGCGCGGCCTGATGGATTCGCTGCTGCTGGCGCCGCTGCCGACCGGGCCGGTGCTGGTGGTCGGCTGGACGCTGGAGCAGGAGTTCCTGTTCTATTTTATCGTCGCCGCGCTGCTCACCTTCCGCCGGCTCGCGTGGCTGCCGTGGGTGATGGCGGCGATCAGTCTCGCGGCGGCCGTCTGGCATGTCGCGCTGCCCGGCGTGTGGGACTACCGGATCCTGTGCCTCTACCATGTGCAGTTCTTCTTCGGCGTGCTGCTCTACAAATACCGCGAGCGGATCGTCGGGCTCTCGCCCGCGCTGCTGATCGGCGGCGGAGCGCTGGCGTTCCTCGCCGCGGGCTATGCCGCCGATCACATCTATGCCGGAGTTCCGGTCGCGACCAAGCCCGAGGGCTGGTCCGGCCTGTTCCGGGTGACCTCCTTCGGCCTGTCCTCGGCGATGCTGCTCGGCGGGCTGCTCGCGCTCGAACGGCAGGCCCCGGCGTGGTTCGGAAGCCGCGCGGCGCGGTTCGCGGTGCGGCTCGGCGATGCGTCCTACGTGCTCTATCTCGGCCATCTGATCCTGTTCGGGATCGTCGGCAGTCTGATCGCGGCGGCGGGAATTGCGCACGGCTGGGCGATCCCGGTCCACGCCGCGACGATCCTCGCGACCATCGGCTTCGCGCTCGCGTTCCACCACTCGGTCGAACAGCCGTTCCTCGATTGGGCCCACCGCCGCCGCGCACGGCTTGCGCCCGGAGCGGCACAAGGTTAG
- a CDS encoding FAD-dependent oxidoreductase — protein MADEKPKLHRVEGHSEERFLGSDVFESNRHTLPPRNGAGTVLEEARAVDIYHSCDVAVIGGGPAGCAAAWAAAKAGARVTLIERYNCLGGLSTGGLVMWIDRMTDWQGNHVIQGFAKAFIERMPPEAVAGPLREDWGSTDPLKVGYWGQRTTAFHGIVQWAPTLDPERMKLNNQEMLLEAGVRIVFHAWAARPIVEDGSARGVIFESKAGRQAVMAKVVVDTTGDGDMFARAGAEFDTDIEEGDVHHSMNTGWVIGGVNMDRWINWKVMYPDQLREFMAKGREELGFFQTPYVSWRPDIALFLGPRQSGLSALDVDDMTEVEIRSHRLMEGHCQFFRRHAPGFEQAYSLQSASQLGVRHTRRLGGVGRIERANWSNGTPAADEVGISPSISPKFPVVSVPYGALVPRGLDGMLAAGRHVSCDANSHGFMREIPQCWLTGHAAGVGAAVAANRGVQPREVDVAEVRAILRAQGAHLSDDAAVAAVRAEAVPAE, from the coding sequence ATGGCCGACGAAAAGCCGAAACTACACCGCGTGGAAGGGCACAGCGAGGAGCGCTTCCTCGGCTCCGACGTGTTCGAATCGAACCGCCACACCCTCCCGCCGCGCAACGGCGCGGGGACGGTGCTGGAGGAAGCGCGCGCGGTCGACATCTACCATAGCTGCGACGTCGCGGTGATCGGCGGCGGACCGGCCGGCTGCGCCGCGGCCTGGGCCGCCGCCAAGGCCGGCGCAAGGGTCACGCTGATCGAGCGTTACAATTGCCTCGGCGGGCTTTCGACCGGGGGCCTCGTCATGTGGATCGACCGCATGACCGACTGGCAGGGCAACCACGTGATCCAGGGCTTCGCGAAGGCGTTCATCGAGCGCATGCCGCCCGAGGCGGTCGCCGGGCCGCTCAGGGAGGACTGGGGCTCTACCGATCCGCTCAAGGTCGGTTACTGGGGCCAGCGCACCACCGCGTTCCACGGCATCGTCCAATGGGCGCCGACGCTCGACCCCGAGCGGATGAAGCTCAACAACCAGGAGATGCTGCTCGAGGCCGGGGTGCGGATCGTGTTCCACGCCTGGGCCGCGCGGCCGATCGTGGAAGACGGCAGCGCCAGGGGCGTGATCTTCGAAAGCAAGGCGGGCCGCCAGGCGGTGATGGCCAAGGTGGTGGTCGACACCACCGGCGACGGAGACATGTTCGCCCGCGCCGGGGCGGAATTCGACACCGATATCGAGGAAGGCGACGTCCATCATTCGATGAACACCGGCTGGGTGATCGGCGGGGTCAACATGGACCGCTGGATCAACTGGAAGGTGATGTATCCCGACCAGCTGCGCGAGTTCATGGCGAAAGGCCGCGAGGAACTCGGCTTCTTCCAGACACCCTACGTCAGCTGGCGGCCCGACATCGCTTTGTTCCTCGGCCCGCGCCAGTCGGGCCTCTCGGCGCTCGACGTCGACGACATGACCGAGGTCGAGATCCGCAGCCACCGGCTGATGGAGGGTCACTGCCAGTTCTTCCGCCGCCACGCGCCGGGGTTCGAGCAGGCCTATTCGCTCCAGAGCGCGAGCCAGCTCGGTGTGCGCCACACGCGCCGCCTCGGCGGGGTCGGCCGGATCGAACGCGCGAATTGGAGCAACGGCACTCCGGCGGCGGACGAAGTGGGCATCAGCCCCTCGATCAGCCCGAAGTTCCCGGTGGTCTCGGTGCCCTATGGCGCGCTGGTCCCCCGCGGGCTCGACGGTATGCTCGCGGCCGGGCGGCACGTGAGCTGCGATGCCAACAGCCACGGCTTCATGCGCGAGATCCCGCAATGCTGGCTGACCGGCCACGCGGCCGGCGTCGGCGCGGCGGTGGCGGCCAATCGCGGCGTGCAGCCGCGCGAAGTCGACGTAGCCGAGGTCCGGGCGATCCTGCGAGCGCAGGGCGCGCATCTGAGCGATGACGCGGCGGTGGCCGCTGTGAGGGCCGAGGCAGTCCCGGCGGAGTAA
- a CDS encoding hemerythrin domain-containing protein: MMLFSSKPEDAVDKLKADHDAVEELVDRIGKAAPAEARRLGIRMCNMLKIHMTLEEELFYPALRQAGGKKDKLDEGIVEHDTAKILVNDILDAGNTKDAIVAKLQVLGEQMVHHQDEEEERGGIFDQARESELDLEAMLERMLAREAELRAELKEDDALPVAEPSKIDLSASE, from the coding sequence ATGATGCTGTTTTCAAGCAAGCCCGAGGACGCCGTCGACAAGCTCAAGGCCGATCACGATGCGGTCGAGGAACTGGTCGATCGCATCGGCAAGGCCGCTCCGGCGGAAGCGCGCCGGCTGGGGATCCGCATGTGCAACATGCTCAAGATCCACATGACGCTGGAAGAAGAGCTGTTCTACCCCGCGCTGCGCCAGGCTGGCGGCAAGAAGGACAAGCTCGACGAGGGAATTGTCGAGCACGATACGGCTAAGATCCTCGTCAACGACATCCTCGATGCGGGCAACACCAAGGATGCGATCGTCGCGAAGCTGCAGGTGCTGGGCGAACAGATGGTCCACCATCAGGACGAGGAAGAAGAGCGCGGCGGGATATTCGACCAGGCGCGCGAGAGCGAGCTCGACCTCGAAGCCATGCTGGAACGCATGCTGGCGCGCGAAGCCGAACTCAGGGCCGAACTGAAGGAAGACGACGCGCTGCCGGTGGCCGAGCCTAGCAAGATCGATCTGTCCGCCAGCGAATAG